A window of Struthio camelus isolate bStrCam1 chromosome 15, bStrCam1.hap1, whole genome shotgun sequence contains these coding sequences:
- the NTHL1 gene encoding endonuclease III-like protein 1 isoform X2 has protein sequence MCAAARGGRAAAARRLSAAAAGGAAAGGASRVGSAGSAPKRRRSGKSVAIAYESVQGDGAEEGAAEPKRPKWEPRNWRQQLERIREMRSSRDAPVDHMGVDKCYDSSAPPQVMRYQVLLSLMLSSQTKDEVTSAAMLRLRQRGLTVDSILQMDDVTLGQIIYPVGFWRNKVKYIKQTTAILKQKYGGDIPSTVEELVMLPGVGPKMAHLAMHIAWNSVSGISRCGHPCAQNHKQAEVGEEGDQNP, from the exons atgtgcgcggcggcccgcggcgggcgggcggcggcggctcggcggctgagcgcggccgcggccgggggggcggcagcaggaggag CGAGCCGAGTCGGCAGCGCAGGCAGTGCCCCGAAGCGCCGCAGGAGCGGGAAGAGCGTCGCTATCGCCTATGAGTCTGTGCAGGGGGATGGTGCCGAGGAGGGGGCGGCTGAGCCCAAGAGACCCAAGTGGGAGCCAAGGAACTGGCGGCAGCAGCTGGAGCGTATCCGGGAAATGAGGAGCAGCAGAGATGCTCCCGTGGATCACATGGGAGTGGATAAGTGTTATGACAGCAGCGCACCTCCGCAG gtTATGCGCTACCAGGTTCTGCTGTCGCTGATGCTGTCCAGCCAGACTAAGGACGAGGTGACATCAGCAGCCATGCTGCGCCTGAGGCAACGTGGGCTCACAGTCGACAGTATTTTGCAGATGGACGATGTGACGCTTGGGCAGATCATTTATCCTGTAGGGTTCTGGAGG aacaagGTGAAGTATATAAAACAGACGACAGCCATCCTGAAGCAGAAGTATGGTGGCGACATACCAAGTACCGTGGAGGAGCTGGTGATGCTGCCAGGAGTTGGGCCCAAAATGGCCCACTTGGCTATGCACATTGCTTGGAACAGTGTGTCCGGGATAAGTAG GTGTGGACACCCATGTGCACAGAATCACAAACAGGCTGAAGTGGGTGAAGAAGGAGACCAGAACCCCTGA